In one window of Oryza sativa Japonica Group chromosome 9, ASM3414082v1 DNA:
- the LOC4347728 gene encoding la-related protein 1B: MSPAAGGAAPTQLPPPPVAASPSPPPLAAAAAAAAIAGPEGDRAPPPQGNRRDPAGSAEGADPGNAAARKTAWNVPAPPLAAAAAAGAGVGVPGGGIMGGGPGSWPALAESAAARGSWPKSASSDSLKSLSDGSAPSASEDLIVPSVQPHPVANPISGGSNPTSSPPPPNATVVVTSEQNGNTDQSNPVRHSSGGHCAGSNSSRDGNTSDGGDGSWNDGGLGSGSGSNSSYGHGNSTNGAGGANMNNIIHSSGTSSSANDSSRRISGNNNWNNNGRSAGSNHNAAGSGDGSNRNLWNNNGRNGGGSSNGFVGRGGHRNRRDHERGGSFSPRNYPRHTPMPPQQQQPGIYQPGPFPRPPPPPPPGHFMVPQPFVPYVPHFAYPADVQGYPFYLPPMEQFQNMHLVRPQMQPLWVPQDQQNLQEDIRTQIEFYFSTNNLCHDTFLRRQMDDQGWVHIDVITKFNRMRRFTNLVDTNYILDAVRGSELVEVQGNTVRRRNNWAEWLLL, encoded by the exons ATGTCGCCGGCCGCTggtggcgccgccccgacccagctgccgccgccaccggttgctgcctccccctccccccctccgctggctgcggcggcggcggcggcggcgatcgcggGGCCCGAGGGcgaccgcgcgccgccgccgcaggggaATCGGCGGGATCCGGCTGGTTCCGCGGAGGGCGCCGATCCGGGCaatgcggcggcgaggaagacggCGTGGAacgtgccggcgccgcccctcgccgcggcggcggctgcgggggcgggggtgggggtccccggcggcggcatcaTGGGGGGCGGGCCCGGGTCGTGGCCGGCGCTCGCGGAgtccgcggcggcgcgagggtcGTGGCCCAAGTCGGCGTCGTCGGACTCCCTCAAGTCGCTCTCCGATGGCTCCGCCCCCTCCGCATCG GAGGATTTGATTGTGCCATCTGTGCAACCGCATCCAGTTGCTAATCCGATCTCCGGTGGCTCAAACCCTACCTCTTCGCCCCCACCTCCCAATGCTACCGTGGTGGTTACCTCGGAACAGAACGGCAACACAGACCAGTCAAATCCAGTTCGGCATAGCAGCGGTGGCCACTGTGCTGGTAGTAATAGCAGCCGTGATGGAAACACTAGCGATGGTGGTGATGGGAGCTGGAACGACGGAGGCCTTGGTAGTGGAAGCGGTTCCAACAGCAGCTATGGACACGGCAACAGCACCAACGGTGCTGGTGGTGCAAATATGAACAATATCATCCATAGCAGTGGCACCAGTAGCAGTGCCAATGACAGCAGCAGGAGGATATCTGGCAATAACAACTGGAACAATAACGGACGCAGTGCTGGCAGCAACCATAATGCTGCTGGCAGTGGTGATGGGAGCAACAGAAACCTCTGGAACAACAATGGCCGAAATGGTGGTGGCAGTAgcaatggttttgttggtcgtggTGGTCACCGGAATCGTCGCGACCATGAGAGAGGGGGTAGTTTCTCCCCTAGGAACTACCCCCGGCACACGCCCATGCCACCCCAGCAACAACAGCCAGGCATATACCAGCCTGGACCTTTTCcacgaccaccgccgccgccgccccctggCCATTTTATGGTGCCACAGCCTTTTGTGCCATATGTTCCGCACTTTGCATACCCTG CTGATGTGCAAGGCTATCCTTTCTATCTCCCACCTATGGAGCAGTTCCAGAACATGCACCTTGTCCGGCCACAAATGCAGCCATTATGGGTTCCCCAGGATCAACAGAATCTTCAAGAGGATATCCGCACGCAGATAGAATTCTATTTTAG CACTAATAATCTGTGCCATGACACATTCTTGAGGAGACAAATGGATGATCAGGGATGGGTACACATTGACGTAATCACAAAATTTAACCGG